Below is a genomic region from Mesorhizobium sp..
TCCTCAGGGTCGCGGCCGCCGGCGTCAACCGCCCCGACATCCAGCAGCGGCGCGGCCTCTATCCGCCGCCGCCGGGCGCCACCGACATCCCCGGGCTCGACGTGGCCGGCATCGTCCATGCGGCGGGCCCGGGCGTGCGGGGCCTTGCGGTCGGCGCCGCCGTCTGCGCGCTGGCCAATGGCGGCGGCTACGCCGACTACTGCGTCGTGCCGGCGGTGCAATGCATGCCCGCTCCGCGAGGATTGAGCTTCATCGAGGCGGCGTCCCTGCCGGAGGTGTTCTTCACTGCCTGGAACAACATCGTCTGGCTTGCCCGGCTCGCCTCTGGAGAGACGCTGCTGGTCCACGGCGGCACCAGCGGCGTCGGCATGGCGGCCATCCAGATCGCGCGGCAGCTGTTCGGCGCGCGCGTGCTCGCGACCGCCAGCAGCGAAGAGAAGCGCGCGGTGTGCCTCGACGCGGGCGCCGAAGCCGCCTTCGACTACAGGGGCGACTGGGACGCTCGGATCCGCCGGCACCTGTTGGGGTCGGGCGTCGACATCATCCTCGACGGACAGGCCGGCCCGGCCACGCAGCGGCAGCTCGATCTCCTCAACGAGGACGGCCGGCTGGTCTTCATCGCTAGCCACCAGGGCGAGTTCGCCGAGATCAACATGCGCCAGCTCGTCCGCCGGCGGCTGACCGTCACCGGCTCGACCCTGAGGCCGCGATCCGCCGACTACAAGGGCCGGCTCGCGCGCGAACTGGTCGAGCGCGTCTGGCCGCTGCTGGAGGACGGGCGCATCGCGACCCGCATCCACGCCGCCCTGCCCTTCGATCAGGTGCAGGCGGCCCACGCGATCCTCGACGAGAACCGGCAGATCGGCAAGGTCGTGCTGATCGTCGATGCCGACCTCGGGGCAAGCGTCCCACACCCTCGGGCCTGACGCGGCCGCATGACGTATGGGCAGCTTGCGCTGCCCA
It encodes:
- a CDS encoding NAD(P)H-quinone oxidoreductase encodes the protein MRVVEIAWPGGPEVLRIVERGVPQPGEGEVLLRVAAAGVNRPDIQQRRGLYPPPPGATDIPGLDVAGIVHAAGPGVRGLAVGAAVCALANGGGYADYCVVPAVQCMPAPRGLSFIEAASLPEVFFTAWNNIVWLARLASGETLLVHGGTSGVGMAAIQIARQLFGARVLATASSEEKRAVCLDAGAEAAFDYRGDWDARIRRHLLGSGVDIILDGQAGPATQRQLDLLNEDGRLVFIASHQGEFAEINMRQLVRRRLTVTGSTLRPRSADYKGRLARELVERVWPLLEDGRIATRIHAALPFDQVQAAHAILDENRQIGKVVLIVDADLGASVPHPRA